In Pseudomonas sp. Leaf58, one DNA window encodes the following:
- a CDS encoding L-cystine transporter produces the protein MNLPLSLNLLAFLALLLGLAQTRHTDWSLAKKVLLGLVLGVVFGLALHTIYGAGHPVLKATIAWLDLVGNGYVGLLQMIVMPLIFASILSAVARLHNASSLGRISVLSIGTLLLTTAIAALIGIVLTNLFGLSAEGLVAGAQESARMQVIHSDYAGKVADLNLPQLLLSFIPSNPVGDLARAKPTSIISVVIFAVFVGLAALQLIKDDAEKGQRALSAIDTLQAWVMRLVRVVMKLTPYGVLALMTKVVASSNMEDILKLGSFVVVSYLGLALMFVVHGLILAATGVNPLRFFRKVWPVLTFAFTSRSSAASIPLNIEAQTRRLGVPQSIASFSASFGTTIGQNGCAGLYPAMLAVMVAPAVGIDTFDPLWVATLVAIVTLSSAGVAGVGGGATFAALIVLPAMGLPVELVALLISVEPLIDMGRTALNVNGSMTAGVVTSQLLKETDKDVLAGDEHAELSHS, from the coding sequence ATGAACCTGCCGCTGTCCCTTAACCTGCTGGCGTTCCTGGCCCTGTTGCTGGGCCTGGCACAAACCCGCCACACCGACTGGAGCCTGGCCAAGAAAGTATTGCTGGGCCTGGTGCTGGGCGTGGTCTTCGGCCTGGCCCTGCACACAATCTACGGTGCCGGCCACCCCGTGCTCAAAGCCACCATCGCCTGGCTCGACCTGGTCGGCAACGGCTATGTCGGCCTGTTGCAGATGATCGTCATGCCGCTGATCTTCGCCTCGATCCTCAGTGCCGTGGCGCGCCTGCACAATGCCTCGTCGCTGGGCCGCATCAGCGTGCTGAGCATCGGCACCCTGCTGCTGACCACCGCCATTGCCGCGCTGATCGGCATCGTGTTGACCAACCTGTTCGGCCTCAGCGCTGAAGGCCTGGTGGCCGGCGCCCAGGAAAGCGCACGCATGCAGGTTATCCACAGCGACTACGCCGGCAAGGTGGCCGACCTCAACCTCCCGCAGTTGCTGCTGTCGTTCATCCCCAGCAACCCGGTGGGTGACCTGGCGCGGGCCAAGCCGACCTCGATCATCAGCGTGGTGATCTTTGCCGTGTTCGTCGGCCTGGCTGCGTTGCAGTTGATCAAGGACGATGCCGAGAAAGGCCAACGCGCGCTGTCGGCCATCGACACCCTGCAGGCCTGGGTGATGCGCTTGGTGCGGGTGGTGATGAAGTTGACCCCGTACGGCGTACTGGCGCTGATGACCAAGGTGGTAGCCAGCTCGAACATGGAAGACATCCTCAAGCTGGGCAGCTTCGTGGTGGTGTCGTACCTGGGCCTGGCGCTGATGTTCGTGGTACACGGCCTGATCCTCGCCGCCACCGGCGTGAACCCGCTGCGCTTCTTCCGCAAGGTGTGGCCGGTGCTGACCTTCGCCTTTACCAGCCGCTCCAGCGCCGCCAGCATTCCCCTGAACATCGAAGCACAAACGCGCCGCCTAGGCGTGCCGCAGTCGATTGCCAGCTTTAGTGCATCGTTTGGCACCACCATCGGCCAAAACGGCTGCGCCGGGCTCTATCCCGCCATGTTGGCGGTAATGGTGGCACCGGCGGTGGGCATCGATACCTTCGACCCACTGTGGGTCGCCACCCTGGTGGCGATTGTTACCCTTAGCTCGGCAGGGGTTGCCGGCGTAGGTGGCGGTGCGACCTTCGCAGCGCTGATCGTGCTGCCGGCGATGGGCTTGCCGGTCGAGCTGGTGGCGTTGCTGATTTCGGTGGAACCGCTGATCGACATGGGCCGTACGGCGTTGAACGTGAACGGTTCGATGACGGCAGGGGTGGTGACCAGCCAGTTGCTGAAAGAGACCGACAAGGATGTGCTGGCCGGCGATGAACATGCCGAATTGAGTCATTCCTGA
- a CDS encoding dihydrofolate reductase, whose protein sequence is MNTSLPLSLIAAHAENRVIGIDNSMPWHLPGDFKYFKATTLGKPIIMGRKTWDSLGRPLPGRLNIVVSRQAGLQLAGAEVFGSLEDALVRAEQWAREQGVDELMLIGGAQLYGQALEKGLVSRMYLTRVELAPEGDAWFPEFDRGLWRLVSSEAQVEEGKPCYHFEVWDKV, encoded by the coding sequence ATGAATACATCACTCCCCCTTAGCCTGATCGCGGCTCACGCCGAGAACCGCGTGATCGGCATCGACAATTCCATGCCCTGGCACCTGCCGGGGGACTTCAAGTACTTCAAGGCCACTACCCTGGGCAAGCCGATCATCATGGGGCGCAAGACCTGGGATTCGCTGGGGCGGCCGTTGCCTGGGCGGTTGAACATCGTGGTCAGCCGGCAGGCAGGGCTGCAACTGGCGGGGGCCGAGGTGTTCGGCTCGCTGGAAGACGCGCTGGTGCGGGCCGAGCAATGGGCACGTGAGCAGGGTGTCGATGAGTTGATGCTGATTGGCGGGGCGCAGCTGTATGGGCAGGCGCTGGAGAAGGGGCTGGTTAGCCGGATGTACCTGACGCGGGTGGAATTGGCGCCGGAAGGGGATGCGTGGTTTCCTGAGTTTGACCGAGGGCTGTGGCGGCTGGTTTCGAGCGAGGCACAGGTCGAGGAAGGTAAGCCCTGCTATCACTTCGAGGTTTGGGACAAGGTGTGA